From the genome of Gemmatimonadota bacterium:
ACGCGCTCGCCTGGCTGTCGAGCGTATGCTCGAGCTCCGGCCCGGCGCGGCTCAGGCTCGACTGGCGCGGCCGCCCGCGGCCGGCTGACTGCTGCCGCGCGTGCGCGCCGACCTGCCCCCGCCGCCGCTGCGCCCACTCCCACCGCTGCTCTACGAGCCAATGCTGCGCCGCGCGTTGCGCGAGGACCTGGGCCGCGCGGGCGACCTTACTACAGACGCCATTGTCCCGGCCGACACACTCGCCGCGGCGCGCCTGGTCACCCGCGCGGCCGGGCGTATTGCGGGGTTGGAC
Proteins encoded in this window:
- a CDS encoding nicotinate-nucleotide diphosphorylase (carboxylating) (catalyzes the formation of pyridine-2,3-dicarboxylate and 5-phospho-alpha-D-ribose 1-diphosphate from nictinate D-ribonucleotide), translating into MLRRALREDLGRAGDLTTDAIVPADTLAAARLVTRAAGRIAGLD